One Streptomyces sp. CNQ-509 DNA window includes the following coding sequences:
- a CDS encoding FtsW/RodA/SpoVE family cell cycle protein, giving the protein MSSSHTSTISSVAAPSRRNTELAMLVFAVLIPVFAYVNVGLAKEDTVPAGVLGYAAGLGCLAAVAHLVVRKFAPYSDPLLLPIATLLNGLGLVLIWRLDQEPSLTTPALGGPMAPGQLMWSAVGVGLFVVVLLFLKDHRVLQRYTYISMAAALILLIMPMVPGLGANVNGARIWIRIPGLGSLQPGEFAKIVIAVFFAGYLMVKRDALALASRRFMGLYLPRGRDLGPILVIWGLSLMILVFETDLGTSLLFFGLFVIMLYVATERTSWIVFGLLLSALGAVSVASFNSHIGDRVDNWLNPLARSPVNDGVTETAQAMYSFGSGGLFGSGLGQGFSRLIGGIATKSDYILATVGEELGLTGLMAIVVLYGLLIERGMRTALAARDPFGKLLAVGLSGAFALQCFVVAGGVTALIPLTGMTMPFLAQGGSSVIANWALIAILLRISDTARRPAPAPAPSPDAEMTQVVRT; this is encoded by the coding sequence ATGAGCAGCAGCCACACCAGCACCATCAGTTCGGTGGCTGCGCCCAGTCGGCGCAACACAGAGCTGGCGATGCTCGTCTTCGCCGTGCTGATCCCGGTCTTCGCGTACGTGAACGTGGGTCTGGCGAAGGAGGACACGGTACCCGCCGGCGTCCTCGGCTACGCGGCGGGGCTCGGCTGTCTGGCCGCCGTCGCGCACCTGGTGGTGCGGAAGTTCGCCCCGTACTCCGACCCGCTGCTGCTGCCGATCGCCACCCTTCTCAACGGCCTGGGCCTGGTGCTGATCTGGCGCCTCGACCAGGAGCCGTCGCTCACCACGCCCGCGCTCGGCGGCCCGATGGCGCCCGGCCAGCTCATGTGGTCCGCGGTCGGCGTCGGGCTCTTCGTCGTCGTGCTGCTCTTCCTCAAGGACCACCGGGTCCTGCAGCGTTACACGTACATCTCCATGGCCGCGGCGCTGATCCTGCTCATCATGCCGATGGTGCCGGGACTGGGCGCGAACGTGAACGGCGCCCGCATCTGGATCCGCATCCCGGGCCTCGGCTCGCTGCAGCCGGGCGAGTTCGCGAAGATCGTCATCGCGGTCTTCTTCGCCGGCTACCTGATGGTCAAGCGGGACGCGCTAGCCCTGGCCAGCCGCCGCTTCATGGGGCTGTACCTGCCGCGCGGCCGCGACCTCGGCCCGATCCTGGTGATCTGGGGCCTCAGCCTCATGATCCTGGTCTTCGAGACCGACCTCGGCACCTCGCTGCTCTTCTTCGGCCTCTTCGTGATCATGCTCTACGTGGCCACGGAGCGCACGAGCTGGATCGTCTTCGGCCTGCTGCTGTCCGCACTCGGCGCGGTGAGCGTGGCCTCCTTCAACAGCCACATCGGCGACCGCGTCGACAACTGGCTGAACCCGCTGGCACGCAGCCCCGTCAACGACGGTGTCACCGAGACCGCCCAGGCGATGTACTCCTTCGGCTCCGGCGGCCTCTTCGGCTCCGGCCTCGGCCAGGGCTTCTCGCGGCTGATCGGCGGCATCGCCACCAAGAGCGACTACATCCTCGCCACCGTCGGCGAGGAGCTGGGCCTGACCGGCCTGATGGCGATCGTCGTCCTCTACGGGCTCCTCATCGAGCGCGGCATGCGCACGGCCCTCGCGGCCCGCGACCCGTTCGGCAAGCTGCTCGCGGTCGGCCTCTCCGGCGCGTTCGCGCTGCAGTGCTTCGTCGTCGCCGGCGGCGTCACCGCGCTCATCCCGCTGACCGGCATGACGATGCCGTTCCTCGCCCAGGGTGGCTCCTCGGTCATCGCCAACTGGGCACTGATCGCGATCCTGCTGCGCATCAGCGACACCGCGCGCAGGCCGGCACCGGCGCCCGCACCTTCGCCCGACGCCGAGATGACCCAGGTGGTACGCACATGA
- a CDS encoding PP2C family serine/threonine-protein phosphatase — MRMYPEPTGEVRMSLSLRFAAGSHEGMIRDHNEDSGYAGPRLLAIADGMGGQAAGEVASSEVISVMVALDEDVPGSDLLTALGTTVEHANDRLRRMVEEDPRLEGMGTTLTALLWTGQRLGLVHVGDSRAYLLRDGALTQITKDHTWVQRLVDENRITEEEATTHPQRSLLMRALGSGDQVEPDLSIREVRAGDRYLVCSDGLSSVVSHETMENTLAGYAGPQETVQELIELALRGGGPDNITVIIADVLDAADDDTMAGRLNDAPLVVGAVAENQHQIDTAGMQTPAARAAGLGRPTPPQAGGFGPAGDGGDPYGLSYNDEDFVKAPPRFKWLKRGLLIAVVLGGLGFGGYKAYDWTQSQYYVGMKDDHVAVYQGIDQKLAWMSLSSVHQDHPDIELKYLPTYQQKRVEDNIAEESLGDAQAKVADLQEQADVCRTVAEAEAADSRAREEERRQQEQEKQNPDKQGDAGDKAGDRAGDEKPESPAPGASFTEEEQKLARQCPNQ; from the coding sequence ATGCGGATGTACCCGGAGCCGACCGGCGAGGTGCGCATGAGCCTCTCTCTGCGCTTCGCCGCCGGGTCGCACGAGGGCATGATCCGTGACCACAACGAGGACTCCGGCTACGCCGGTCCCCGGCTGCTCGCCATCGCCGACGGCATGGGCGGCCAGGCCGCCGGCGAGGTCGCCAGCTCCGAGGTCATCTCCGTCATGGTCGCCCTCGACGAGGACGTCCCGGGCTCCGACCTGCTCACCGCACTCGGTACGACCGTGGAGCACGCCAACGACCGGCTGCGCCGCATGGTCGAGGAGGACCCGCGCCTGGAGGGCATGGGCACCACGCTCACGGCCCTGCTCTGGACGGGTCAGCGGCTGGGCCTCGTGCACGTCGGCGACTCCCGCGCGTATCTGCTGCGCGACGGTGCGCTGACGCAGATCACCAAGGACCACACCTGGGTGCAGCGGCTCGTCGACGAGAACCGCATCACCGAGGAGGAGGCGACCACCCACCCGCAGCGCTCGCTGCTCATGCGCGCGCTCGGCAGCGGCGACCAGGTCGAGCCCGACCTGTCCATCCGCGAGGTGCGCGCCGGCGACCGCTACCTGGTCTGCTCCGACGGCCTGTCGTCCGTGGTCAGCCACGAGACGATGGAGAACACCCTCGCCGGTTACGCCGGGCCGCAGGAGACGGTGCAGGAGCTGATCGAGCTCGCGCTCCGCGGCGGCGGCCCGGACAACATCACCGTCATCATCGCCGACGTCCTCGACGCCGCCGACGACGACACCATGGCCGGCCGGCTCAACGACGCCCCCCTGGTCGTCGGCGCCGTCGCCGAGAACCAGCACCAGATCGACACCGCCGGCATGCAGACCCCGGCCGCCCGCGCCGCGGGCCTGGGCCGGCCCACGCCCCCGCAGGCCGGCGGCTTCGGCCCGGCCGGCGACGGCGGCGACCCGTACGGGCTGTCGTACAACGACGAGGACTTCGTCAAGGCCCCGCCCCGCTTCAAGTGGCTCAAGCGCGGGCTGCTGATCGCCGTGGTCCTCGGCGGGCTGGGGTTCGGCGGCTACAAGGCGTACGACTGGACCCAGTCCCAGTACTACGTGGGCATGAAGGACGACCACGTCGCCGTCTACCAGGGCATCGACCAGAAGCTCGCCTGGATGAGCCTCTCCTCCGTCCACCAGGACCACCCGGACATCGAGCTGAAGTACCTCCCCACGTACCAGCAGAAGCGCGTCGAGGACAACATCGCCGAGGAGAGCCTCGGCGACGCCCAGGCGAAGGTGGCCGACCTCCAGGAGCAGGCCGACGTCTGCCGTACGGTCGCGGAGGCCGAGGCCGCCGACTCCCGTGCACGGGAGGAGGAGCGGCGGCAGCAGGAGCAGGAGAAGCAGAACCCCGACAAGCAGGGCGACGCAGGGGACAAGGCCGGAGACAGGGCGGGGGACGAGAAGCCCGAGTCGCCGGCGCCCGGAGCCTCGTTCACCGAGGAAGAGCAGAAACTGGCGAGGCAGTGCCCGAACCAATAA
- a CDS encoding FHA domain-containing protein gives MSELTLTVMRLGFLAVLWLFVIVAVQVIRSDLFGTRVTRRAAAAQDRPPPRPQAPPQDARGGRGGRRGQRGAPTKLVVTEGSLTGTTVTLQGQTITLGRAHDSTIVLDDDYASSRHARIYPDRDGRWIVEDLGSTNGTYLDRTRLTVPVPIPPGAPIRIGKTVIELRK, from the coding sequence ATGTCAGAGCTGACCCTGACGGTCATGCGGCTGGGTTTCCTCGCCGTACTGTGGCTGTTCGTCATCGTCGCCGTACAGGTCATCCGCAGCGACCTGTTCGGCACCCGGGTCACCCGGCGGGCGGCGGCCGCCCAGGACCGGCCGCCGCCGCGGCCACAGGCGCCGCCGCAGGACGCCAGGGGCGGCCGCGGCGGGCGCCGGGGCCAGCGCGGGGCCCCGACCAAACTCGTGGTCACCGAGGGGTCGCTCACCGGCACCACCGTCACCCTGCAGGGGCAGACCATCACCCTGGGACGGGCCCACGATTCGACAATCGTGCTGGACGACGACTACGCCTCCTCGCGGCATGCCAGGATCTACCCGGACCGTGACGGGCGCTGGATCGTGGAGGACCTCGGTTCCACCAACGGCACCTACCTCGACCGGACCCGGCTGACCGTGCCGGTGCCGATCCCGCCCGGCGCACCGATCCGGATCGGCAAGACCGTCATCGAGCTGCGGAAGTAG
- a CDS encoding DUF3662 and FHA domain-containing protein, with protein MGVLKRFEQRLEGLVNGTFAKVFKSEVQPVEIAGALQRECDNNATIWNRERTVVPNDFIVELSAPDYDRLAPYSGQLGEELAAMVRDYAQQQRYTFMGPIKVHLEKAEDLDTGLYRIRSRTLAGSHSQAPARGRPGGAPTMPPGPAGPGSYGSQPSDYAAYGRPPQHQPPPMPAGPPPGPPGGAPAGAPPGGARRLRHWLEINGVRHQMTRQSLVLGRSTEADVRIDDPGVSRRHAEIRTFDGGAMVQDLGSTNGIVVDDQHTQRATLRDGSRIRVGNTTVLYRQEG; from the coding sequence GTGGGAGTACTCAAGCGCTTCGAGCAGCGTCTCGAGGGTCTCGTCAACGGCACCTTCGCCAAGGTGTTCAAGTCCGAGGTGCAGCCGGTGGAGATCGCCGGCGCCCTGCAGCGCGAGTGCGACAACAACGCCACGATCTGGAACCGTGAGCGCACCGTCGTACCCAACGACTTCATCGTGGAGCTGAGCGCCCCCGACTACGACCGGCTCGCTCCCTACTCCGGCCAGCTCGGCGAGGAGCTGGCCGCCATGGTCCGCGACTACGCCCAGCAGCAGCGCTACACCTTCATGGGCCCGATAAAGGTGCACCTGGAGAAGGCCGAGGACCTCGACACGGGCCTCTACCGGATCCGCAGCCGCACCCTGGCGGGCAGCCACTCCCAGGCGCCCGCGCGGGGCCGGCCCGGCGGGGCGCCCACCATGCCCCCGGGACCCGCGGGCCCCGGCAGCTACGGCTCCCAGCCCAGCGACTACGCCGCCTACGGCCGGCCGCCGCAGCACCAGCCGCCGCCCATGCCCGCAGGACCGCCGCCAGGACCGCCCGGCGGCGCCCCCGCCGGTGCCCCGCCCGGCGGCGCGCGCCGGCTGCGGCACTGGCTGGAGATCAACGGCGTACGCCACCAGATGACCAGGCAGTCGCTGGTCCTGGGCCGCAGCACGGAAGCCGACGTGCGGATCGACGACCCCGGCGTCTCCCGCCGGCACGCCGAGATCCGCACCTTCGACGGCGGCGCGATGGTGCAGGATCTCGGGTCCACGAACGGCATCGTGGTGGACGACCAGCACACCCAGCGCGCTACGCTCCGCGACGGCTCACGCATCCGCGTGGGCAACACCACCGTCCTCTACCGGCAAGAAGGGTGA
- a CDS encoding TerD family protein, translating into MGVSLAKGGNVSLTKEAPGLTAVVVGLGWDVRTTTGSDFDLDASALLLGADGKVLSDQHFIFFNNLKSPDGSVEHTGDNLTGEGEGDDEQVKVNLAGVPAEIEKISFPVSIYEAESRQQSFGQVRNAFIRVVNQADNNEIARYDLSEDASTETAMVFGELYRNGAEWKFRAVGQGYASGLRGIAQDFGVNV; encoded by the coding sequence ATGGGTGTCAGCCTCGCTAAGGGTGGAAACGTCTCGCTGACGAAGGAGGCGCCGGGGCTCACGGCCGTCGTCGTCGGTCTCGGCTGGGACGTGCGTACCACCACCGGCTCGGACTTCGACCTCGACGCCAGCGCGCTGCTGCTCGGTGCCGACGGGAAGGTCCTCTCGGACCAGCACTTCATCTTCTTCAACAACCTCAAGAGCCCCGACGGCTCCGTCGAGCACACCGGTGACAACCTCACCGGTGAGGGCGAGGGTGACGACGAGCAGGTGAAGGTGAACCTCGCGGGCGTGCCCGCCGAGATCGAGAAGATCAGCTTCCCGGTGTCGATCTACGAGGCCGAGAGCCGCCAGCAGAGCTTCGGCCAGGTGCGCAACGCGTTCATCCGCGTCGTCAACCAGGCCGACAACAACGAGATCGCCCGCTACGACCTCAGCGAGGACGCCTCGACCGAGACCGCCATGGTCTTCGGCGAGCTGTACCGCAACGGGGCCGAGTGGAAGTTCCGCGCCGTGGGCCAGGGCTACGCCTCGGGGCTGCGCGGCATCGCACAGGACTTCGGCGTCAACGTCTGA
- a CDS encoding rhodanese-like domain-containing protein: protein MSFGHVPTVGIDELTETAFLLDVREDDEWQAGHAEGALHVPMSQFAARYGEVTEAAPQDGRINVICRSGGRSAQVAMYLVQQGMDAVNVAGGMEAWAAAGRPVVDDKGAAGHVL from the coding sequence ATGAGCTTTGGTCACGTACCCACGGTCGGCATCGACGAGCTGACGGAGACCGCCTTCCTCTTGGACGTCCGCGAGGACGACGAGTGGCAGGCAGGTCACGCCGAGGGCGCCCTGCATGTCCCGATGAGCCAGTTCGCCGCGCGCTACGGCGAGGTGACCGAGGCGGCGCCGCAGGACGGCCGGATCAACGTGATCTGCCGCTCCGGCGGGCGCTCGGCGCAGGTGGCGATGTACCTGGTGCAGCAGGGGATGGACGCCGTCAACGTCGCCGGGGGCATGGAGGCGTGGGCCGCCGCCGGGCGGCCGGTCGTGGACGACAAGGGCGCCGCGGGGCACGTGCTCTGA
- a CDS encoding 2Fe-2S iron-sulfur cluster-binding protein, which yields MTSAAAPRGHAVFHDLKVADVRRLTDDAVAVTFAVPPELRAAYGFRAGQHVALRIPTGTEGGTSDRRTYSICSPEDPAPAELTVGVREVADGACSPYVNRRLAPGETLPVLTPAGRFGLREAPVPGGRYGAVVGGSGITPVLSIAATLLGHDPRARFCLVRSDRSTDSAMFLEEVADLKDQYPDRLQVVQVLSREEQQAGLAAGRLDAARLAELLPALLPVADVAGWFLCGPFGLIQQAERGLRGLGVPRRRIHEEIFHIDDAPAPEPAGAAPEHSTLTATLAGRSGSWPLRPGEKLLDAVLRARPDAPYACKGGVCGTCRAFLVRGEVRMDRSYALEPDELAAGYVLACQSHPVTEQVELDFDR from the coding sequence GTGACCTCCGCCGCCGCACCCCGGGGGCACGCCGTCTTCCACGACCTCAAGGTCGCCGACGTCCGCCGTCTCACCGACGACGCCGTCGCCGTGACCTTCGCCGTGCCGCCCGAGCTGCGCGCCGCGTACGGCTTCCGGGCCGGGCAGCACGTCGCCCTGCGGATCCCCACCGGCACCGAAGGCGGCACGAGCGACCGGCGGACGTACTCGATCTGCTCCCCCGAGGACCCCGCGCCCGCCGAGCTGACCGTCGGCGTCCGCGAGGTCGCCGACGGCGCCTGCTCGCCGTACGTCAACCGGCGGCTCGCGCCGGGGGAGACCCTGCCCGTGCTCACGCCCGCGGGCCGCTTCGGGCTGCGCGAGGCCCCCGTCCCCGGCGGGCGCTACGGCGCGGTGGTCGGCGGCAGCGGCATCACGCCCGTGCTCTCGATCGCCGCGACCCTCCTCGGGCACGACCCGCGGGCCCGCTTCTGCCTCGTCCGCAGCGACCGCTCGACCGACTCCGCGATGTTCCTGGAGGAGGTCGCCGACCTCAAGGACCAATATCCCGACCGGCTCCAGGTCGTGCAGGTGCTCAGCCGCGAGGAGCAGCAGGCCGGGCTGGCCGCGGGACGGCTGGACGCGGCGCGGCTGGCGGAGCTGCTGCCCGCGCTGCTGCCGGTGGCGGACGTCGCGGGCTGGTTCCTGTGCGGGCCCTTCGGGCTGATCCAGCAGGCGGAGCGCGGGCTGCGCGGCCTCGGCGTCCCCCGCCGCCGGATCCACGAGGAGATCTTCCACATCGACGACGCCCCGGCTCCCGAGCCCGCAGGCGCCGCGCCCGAGCACAGCACGCTGACCGCCACCCTCGCGGGCCGCTCCGGCAGTTGGCCGCTGCGGCCGGGCGAGAAGCTGCTCGACGCGGTGCTGCGGGCCCGCCCGGACGCCCCGTACGCCTGCAAGGGCGGCGTCTGCGGTACGTGCCGGGCGTTCCTGGTCCGCGGCGAGGTCCGGATGGACCGCAGCTACGCGCTGGAGCCCGACGAGCTGGCCGCCGGCTACGTGCTGGCCTGCCAGTCGCACCCGGTGACCGAGCAGGTGGAGCTGGACTTCGACCGCTGA
- the paaD gene encoding 1,2-phenylacetyl-CoA epoxidase subunit PaaD has product MTDAPGDTPLEERLRELAGSVPDPELPMLTLAELGVVRGVRRTGAAAVEVELTPTYTGCPAVESMAEDIERVLRERGGMAEVRVRRVLAPPWTTDDITPEGRRKLAESGIAPPRTTRPEGPVPVTFRPRRAPATPSPGDGSAPAPGRAGSMTPGTAVPVAPAAGVPCPHCGSAETELLSPFSSTACKALRRCTACLEPFDHFKELT; this is encoded by the coding sequence GTGACGGACGCCCCGGGGGACACCCCGCTGGAGGAGCGGCTGCGGGAGCTGGCCGGCAGTGTGCCGGACCCGGAGCTGCCGATGCTGACGCTCGCGGAGCTGGGCGTGGTCCGCGGAGTGCGCAGGACCGGGGCGGCGGCGGTGGAGGTCGAGCTGACGCCGACGTACACGGGCTGCCCGGCCGTGGAGTCCATGGCCGAGGACATCGAGCGGGTGCTGCGCGAGCGCGGCGGGATGGCTGAGGTACGGGTGCGGCGGGTGCTGGCGCCGCCGTGGACGACGGACGACATCACGCCGGAGGGCCGCCGCAAGCTCGCCGAGTCGGGCATCGCCCCACCCCGTACGACGCGCCCCGAGGGCCCGGTCCCGGTCACGTTCCGCCCCCGGCGCGCCCCGGCTACGCCGTCGCCGGGCGACGGGTCGGCCCCGGCGCCGGGCCGTGCCGGCTCCATGACGCCGGGGACCGCCGTCCCCGTCGCGCCCGCCGCAGGCGTCCCGTGTCCCCACTGCGGCTCCGCCGAGACCGAGTTGCTGTCGCCGTTCTCCTCCACCGCCTGCAAGGCGCTCCGCCGCTGCACCGCCTGCCTGGAGCCCTTCGACCACTTCAAGGAGCTGACGTGA
- the paaC gene encoding 1,2-phenylacetyl-CoA epoxidase subunit PaaC — protein MSTAQDPATAAPAPLDPAAAVGALALGDDALVLSHRLAEWTGHAPVLEEEVALANIALDLLGQARTLLSLVGDEDELAFLREERAFRNVQLVEQPNGDFAHTVARQLYFSVYQELLYGQLAAAGEPSPLAPLAAKAVKEVAYHRDHAEQWTLRLGDGTETSHARMRAGLDALWRFTGELFRPVGGLAVDWAGLEAAWLATVGGVLERATLALPEGPRGTGWSAGAGREGVHTEPFGRMLAEMQHLHRSHPGASW, from the coding sequence GTGAGCACCGCCCAGGACCCGGCCACCGCCGCCCCGGCCCCCCTCGACCCGGCCGCCGCCGTGGGCGCGCTGGCGCTGGGGGACGACGCGCTCGTGCTCTCCCACCGGCTCGCGGAGTGGACCGGCCACGCGCCGGTCCTGGAGGAGGAGGTCGCCCTCGCGAACATCGCGCTCGACCTGCTCGGCCAGGCGCGCACGCTGCTCTCCCTCGTCGGGGACGAGGACGAGCTGGCCTTCCTCCGCGAGGAACGCGCCTTCCGCAACGTGCAGTTGGTCGAGCAGCCGAACGGCGACTTCGCGCACACGGTCGCCCGCCAGTTGTACTTCTCCGTCTACCAGGAGCTGCTCTACGGGCAGTTGGCCGCCGCCGGTGAGCCGTCGCCCCTGGCGCCGCTCGCGGCGAAGGCGGTGAAGGAGGTCGCGTACCACCGCGACCACGCCGAGCAGTGGACCCTGCGCCTCGGCGACGGCACGGAGACCTCGCACGCCCGGATGCGGGCGGGCCTCGACGCGCTCTGGCGGTTCACGGGCGAGTTGTTCCGGCCCGTCGGGGGCCTGGCGGTGGACTGGGCCGGGCTGGAGGCGGCGTGGCTGGCGACCGTGGGCGGCGTGCTGGAGCGCGCCACTCTCGCGCTGCCCGAGGGCCCGCGCGGCACCGGCTGGTCGGCCGGGGCCGGCCGCGAGGGCGTGCACACGGAGCCGTTCGGCCGGATGCTCGCGGAGATGCAGCATCTGCACCGCAGCCACCCGGGGGCGTCGTGGTGA
- the paaB gene encoding 1,2-phenylacetyl-CoA epoxidase subunit PaaB, producing MTAPAAGGGAEPAAATGRTGAETAPGSDGAEAAGDWPLWEVFVRSRRGLSHVHAGSLHAPDAAMALRNARDLYTRRQEGVSVWVVPSAAVTASSPDEKDPFFAPAADKPYRHPTFYELPEGVRNL from the coding sequence ATGACGGCGCCGGCCGCCGGCGGCGGTGCGGAGCCGGCCGCGGCCACGGGGCGTACGGGCGCGGAGACCGCCCCCGGGTCCGACGGCGCGGAGGCGGCGGGGGACTGGCCGCTGTGGGAGGTGTTCGTACGCAGCAGGCGCGGCCTGTCGCACGTGCACGCCGGCTCGCTGCACGCCCCGGACGCCGCCATGGCCCTGCGCAACGCGCGCGATCTCTACACCCGCCGCCAGGAGGGCGTCTCGGTGTGGGTCGTGCCGTCCGCGGCGGTCACGGCCTCCTCGCCCGACGAGAAGGACCCGTTCTTCGCCCCCGCCGCCGACAAGCCGTACCGGCACCCCACGTTCTACGAGCTGCCGGAGGGGGTGCGGAACCTGTGA